Part of the Sodalinema gerasimenkoae IPPAS B-353 genome is shown below.
CAACTCGGTGAAAGCGGGTTCCGTCATAGACCCCTTTCTGAACCAAATCGACGAAGTTTCCAGCGGTGATGGGAGCATCTTCTCCATTCACGTCAATGATGACAGAGCCACCATTGACCACCATAACAACGGTTGCCATTCCCTCTAAACGAGGAGTTGTCGCCACGGTTTCTTGGACATTTGACGCCGGGGTGGGAGAGATATCCGCCAGATCGTTGGCTTGGGTGCAACTGGCCAGTATCGTCATACTGAAGACCAGTAACAGGGTTAAACGGAGCCGCCACCAACGGTCTTGGGATTGGGTCAAAGGTTGCATGAGTCTGTGACCAATGAAATTGGACTGAAGCAAATACTAATTCTATAAGCCTTCGAGAGGAACGCTCAGGAAACGTGCCAACTCGGCGGCCCGATTTTCCACTTCCGCTAAGGATAGAGGCTGGCCGACGCGTGTTAGGGGGATATCCCGCATTCCTTTGACTCGTAGGTATAAGGCACGCTTGGGATTCACACCATCCTTAATGTCAACTCGGATGGATTTGATGGCATCCACATCACAGGTGATTTCGATGCGGCGGTTCTTGCCGGGAAAGCCCCACCGGAAGACAGTCACCTTTCCCTTCTCCAAGTTGAACTCGTTGTAGCCACCGCCCACATCCCAGAGAATCACGAACCAGAGATAGGTGGCCAGCAGAATCGCGGCGGAGCCATACAGGCCCATCACCAGCCCCTGAGGGACGAAAATGAGTTCCGTGGGGTTGGCAAAGGGGAGTAGATTCACCTGGGTGTAGCTGGAAATCCCGGCCAGCAGGAAGCCGATACCGCCCACTGACACGACGGTTGCCCAAAAGTAGTTACTGAAGCGTCGAGAGCCGAGGACGGGCTGGGTTAGTGCGCGATCGCTCGTTGTGACAGTCTGTGCGGT
Proteins encoded:
- a CDS encoding photosystem I assembly protein Ycf4; translated protein: MTAQTVTTSDRALTQPVLGSRRFSNYFWATVVSVGGIGFLLAGISSYTQVNLLPFANPTELIFVPQGLVMGLYGSAAILLATYLWFVILWDVGGGYNEFNLEKGKVTVFRWGFPGKNRRIEITCDVDAIKSIRVDIKDGVNPKRALYLRVKGMRDIPLTRVGQPLSLAEVENRAAELARFLSVPLEGL